One window of Leptospira yasudae genomic DNA carries:
- a CDS encoding GGDEF domain-containing phosphodiesterase — protein MGTQIQNLSPSLQKSLLYFSDQSTEGIVVVDREWKKVYANHKFQNFWSFPNFQILYEKIIPVLKSKKQELESDTNISHLLQETEEPEDSFLNETNFQLQLSVHDFDDSYMIRFKPQLGVQPRKDYEAGHWDRNTNLPNQKYYLHHFGNLLAEDESVSDGHFSFLLSVSNPDAIASNANNSYFEDIYIKVTDRLKKYLNPTDHLFRIESDKFLVSSPIVDSDVKAEWFAECLRMLFDFPFTYENREFHLNVNIGYTRFDSDTGADMNGLRILKEALHRSCLIGPNSLFYYDHGAIRRSSEKAKIEIDLRKVLNRNELEIHFQPIIDLKENRIFSMETLVRWNHPQKGKLLPGSFISIAESSSFIKTIGEWMIWETFRYYENSILKSKNVSLSLNISPKQLSDKNIFPLLKEASDFYKIQPGHIILEIVEDSFDAKERQISKVVASLKDYGFKFAIDDFGKGYSSLGRLIHLPIDYIKLDKMFLFNYFQTSTRAVITSMVNLVQAMGKSIIVEGVENEMQHDLLKELNCDFGQGYYYSHPVEIELAEKIAQNQSFPSA, from the coding sequence ATGGGAACGCAAATACAAAATCTATCTCCGTCTTTACAGAAATCGCTGCTGTATTTTTCGGATCAGTCTACGGAAGGAATCGTTGTTGTTGATCGCGAATGGAAGAAAGTATACGCAAATCATAAGTTTCAAAATTTTTGGTCGTTTCCCAATTTCCAAATACTTTACGAAAAGATAATACCCGTTCTAAAATCTAAAAAACAGGAATTAGAAAGCGATACGAACATCTCCCATCTCTTGCAGGAAACGGAAGAACCGGAAGATTCTTTTCTGAACGAAACGAACTTTCAACTGCAACTGAGCGTTCACGACTTCGACGATTCTTACATGATTCGTTTTAAGCCGCAACTCGGTGTTCAACCCCGCAAGGATTACGAGGCCGGACATTGGGACCGCAATACGAACCTCCCCAATCAAAAATATTATCTGCATCATTTCGGCAATCTTCTCGCGGAAGATGAGTCGGTTTCCGACGGACATTTTTCCTTCCTGCTTTCCGTCAGCAATCCGGACGCGATCGCATCCAATGCAAACAATTCCTATTTTGAGGATATTTATATCAAGGTGACGGATCGTTTGAAAAAATATCTGAATCCGACCGATCATCTATTTCGAATCGAAAGCGATAAATTTCTGGTTTCTTCTCCGATCGTCGATTCCGACGTCAAAGCGGAATGGTTTGCGGAATGCCTTCGAATGCTCTTCGATTTTCCGTTCACGTACGAAAACCGGGAATTTCATTTAAACGTAAACATCGGATATACTCGTTTCGATTCCGATACCGGAGCCGATATGAACGGTCTGAGAATTTTAAAAGAAGCGCTTCATCGTTCCTGTCTGATCGGACCGAATTCCTTGTTCTACTACGACCACGGCGCGATCCGCCGTTCTTCCGAAAAGGCCAAAATCGAAATCGATCTGAGAAAGGTGCTGAATCGAAACGAGTTGGAAATTCATTTTCAACCGATCATCGATCTCAAAGAGAATCGAATCTTCTCTATGGAAACTCTGGTTCGTTGGAATCATCCTCAAAAAGGAAAGCTGTTGCCCGGAAGTTTTATTTCCATCGCGGAAAGTTCCAGTTTTATCAAAACGATCGGAGAATGGATGATCTGGGAAACGTTTCGTTATTACGAAAACTCGATCTTAAAATCCAAGAACGTTTCCCTTTCGCTTAACATTTCTCCGAAACAATTGAGCGATAAGAATATCTTTCCTTTGCTGAAGGAAGCGAGCGACTTTTATAAGATTCAACCGGGTCATATCATTCTGGAAATCGTGGAGGATTCTTTCGACGCGAAAGAAAGACAGATCAGCAAGGTTGTCGCTTCGTTGAAGGATTACGGTTTTAAATTCGCGATCGACGATTTCGGAAAGGGATATTCTTCCTTGGGAAGATTGATCCATCTTCCGATCGATTACATCAAACTCGACAAGATGTTTCTTTTTAATTACTTTCAGACTTCCACACGCGCGGTCATCACGTCGATGGTGAACTTAGTGCAGGCGATGGGCAAATCGATCATCGTGGAAGGCGTGGAAAACGAAATGCAACACGATCTTCTCAAGGAACTCAACTGCGACTTCGGACAAGGATATTACTACTCTCATCCGGTCGAAATAGAACTCGCCGAAAAGATCGCGCAGAATCAATCGTTTCCTTCCGCTTAA
- a CDS encoding acyl-CoA dehydrogenase family protein, with the protein MQYPLNQAANPALAPFDISDYRGNRGKNFYEEDRVLQTLVEKYSKGYDAAHKKAMIEHLMGYGSLVGGILDELTDASHKEGKYGEVVKYDRTGNRIDAVVYSNEQKLSRKLSYDYGIVNLNYHSSWKHPFTDLHRYSLAYLANQNGEGGVTCPLAMTEGMIKVLEALGTPEQKEKYLRLVAGEGSDSHFMAGQYVTERVGGSNVSANRTIARKQENGKWILTGEKWFCSNPGDLWVTTARVEDTNTIGMFLVPRIKDDGTLNGHHILRKKDIIGSRGKLTVEIIYDGVEAEALGRPAHGIVNLMKYVIGISRLHVSLAASGISRRAWMEAYEYAKFRTAYGSKILEFSSLLKQLSDQRLKHTAMLTSVFRHFHTPESLKLAGEVLAPLLKYKCSSTSTEITYNSILVLGGNGIVGDFSALPRLHNDSIINETWEGTHLLLSEHVLRAFKREKVAKAFFKYVEEITDSNSEAAATIGKKSKHLQNLLDDSSSEELDLNRIYIADLAFETFALAALSDISGKNAPNAQKDLSVFRDGYLDLVNTSREFAPSGSFSGNSERLKSVIHF; encoded by the coding sequence ATGCAGTATCCTTTAAACCAAGCCGCAAACCCGGCTCTTGCTCCGTTTGATATTTCCGATTACCGCGGTAATCGGGGAAAGAATTTTTACGAAGAAGACAGAGTGTTGCAAACTCTTGTGGAGAAATATTCCAAAGGATATGACGCCGCACATAAAAAGGCGATGATCGAACATCTGATGGGTTACGGTTCCTTGGTGGGAGGAATCTTGGACGAACTCACGGACGCTTCTCATAAGGAAGGAAAATACGGAGAGGTCGTCAAATACGATCGAACCGGAAATAGAATCGACGCGGTCGTTTATTCGAACGAACAAAAACTTTCCAGAAAACTTTCCTATGATTACGGAATCGTAAACTTAAACTATCATTCTTCCTGGAAACATCCTTTTACCGATCTGCATCGTTACTCGCTCGCGTATCTCGCCAATCAAAACGGAGAAGGCGGAGTCACTTGTCCTCTCGCGATGACCGAAGGCATGATCAAGGTTCTCGAAGCGCTCGGAACTCCCGAACAAAAAGAAAAATATCTTCGTCTCGTGGCGGGCGAAGGAAGCGATTCCCACTTTATGGCGGGTCAATACGTGACTGAAAGAGTGGGCGGTTCCAACGTAAGCGCGAACAGAACGATCGCGAGAAAACAGGAAAACGGAAAGTGGATTCTTACAGGAGAAAAATGGTTCTGTTCCAATCCCGGAGATCTTTGGGTCACGACCGCAAGAGTGGAAGACACGAACACGATCGGCATGTTTTTGGTTCCGCGCATCAAAGACGACGGTACGTTAAACGGACATCATATTCTCCGTAAAAAGGACATCATCGGTTCCAGAGGAAAGCTTACCGTCGAAATCATCTACGACGGAGTGGAAGCGGAAGCGCTCGGACGTCCCGCGCACGGAATCGTGAACCTCATGAAATACGTGATCGGAATTTCCAGATTGCACGTATCGCTTGCGGCTTCGGGTATTTCGAGAAGGGCTTGGATGGAAGCCTACGAATACGCGAAGTTCAGAACGGCGTACGGAAGCAAAATATTAGAATTTTCTTCTTTACTAAAACAGTTGAGCGACCAAAGACTCAAGCACACGGCGATGTTGACCTCCGTTTTCCGTCACTTTCACACGCCCGAATCTCTCAAACTCGCGGGGGAAGTGTTGGCTCCTCTTTTGAAATACAAATGTTCCTCGACTTCCACGGAGATCACGTACAACTCGATATTGGTGTTGGGAGGAAACGGAATCGTGGGGGATTTTTCCGCGCTTCCGAGACTGCACAACGATTCCATCATCAACGAAACCTGGGAAGGAACGCATCTTTTGTTAAGCGAACACGTTTTGAGAGCGTTTAAACGGGAAAAGGTGGCAAAGGCGTTTTTTAAATACGTGGAAGAGATCACCGATTCGAACAGCGAAGCCGCTGCAACGATCGGAAAGAAGTCCAAACACTTACAGAATCTTTTGGACGACTCGTCTTCGGAAGAATTGGATTTGAATCGGATTTACATCGCCGATCTCGCGTTCGAGACGTTCGCACTGGCTGCGCTTTCCGACATCTCCGGTAAGAACGCTCCGAACGCACAAAAGGATTTGTCCGTATTCCGAGACGGTTATTTGGATCTCGTGAATACTTCCCGTGAGTTCGCACCTTCCGGAAGTTTTTCGGGAAACAGCGAACGTTTAAAGTCGGTGATTCACTTTTAA
- a CDS encoding HD domain-containing protein, which produces MPLQLDIAYSFQRLLEKSKNVGGRLVSRQLTHIVDSFILSKFENSGVEFKSGDELCIIAMGGYGRMEMAPHSDIDLLYLHNGIKEQRLESVISKINTYLYDSGKEVGHSCRTIKECFQYLDDMSSYHAFLDARFLAGSRVLFEKFKSEFLEKLPVKWTKRYNEAKEEILSSRFLNEERPILLSEPNLKTDLCGLRDIQYMFWMEKSVRNLPSLGGLSILPVFQRGEIQLLQEAYDFILRTRIAMHRITSRKTDRLDLNLQQNVAESLGFGKKEELSSVEKFMHALYRHQKNIYFIIRTYLDSIIEKRKSSEGESFPYEDLHFFKIGDTVFPPVIGTLFTNPHTIYRDVMRSFRMIQEKNLQISGTLLNEFRFASNFLDDDFKYSSEVNEEFLRILRTPSQRGRILKLMHESGVLAAILPEFGACTNFPLFSYHHEYTVDEHTLLILHELDLLDEGKFQDAEVQKAYQECSKIELLALAILLHDAGKVKEGDHSEYGAELVVSVGDRLGLSEEDTELCRFLVEKHTLMSELSSKRDIGDPKLLFDFARIVGSRERLRKLYILTVIDTKSVGTGVLTNWKSSILNTLYRNTIPYLVSDSADNFGETGPVRDVQLEDLKNYLVTKEGLDESIAKSVTQFANEVVPNTYLHTASNRKILRNFKAIGTLAQDSSLRTIFETEQDPAFVTIDVVTVNQPEILLDLSCAISSEGLSLLGMKSYTIGEYWITSVQLTDSAGGGNLSQDKLDRVEAKLKSIASGNLKRESIAFQRTDWNPRKPTPESIVNRSVMFYNSDLPDVTIMEVRMPDVVGLVYRILQVILHSDLKVRYLRVSTSADYAYDSFYLQTGDGSKLEDPNLLFKLREKILTLPLGEQILEEISI; this is translated from the coding sequence ATGCCCTTACAACTGGATATCGCATACAGCTTTCAAAGGCTTTTGGAAAAAAGCAAGAATGTCGGCGGCCGTCTCGTATCCAGACAACTTACGCATATCGTAGATTCCTTTATTCTTTCCAAGTTCGAAAACTCGGGAGTCGAATTCAAATCCGGGGACGAACTTTGCATCATCGCGATGGGCGGTTACGGAAGAATGGAGATGGCTCCCCATTCCGACATCGATCTTTTGTATCTTCACAACGGAATCAAGGAACAAAGACTGGAATCGGTCATATCCAAGATCAACACGTATCTCTATGATTCCGGAAAGGAAGTGGGGCATTCCTGCAGAACGATCAAGGAATGTTTTCAATATCTGGACGATATGTCCTCGTATCACGCGTTTCTGGACGCGCGCTTCTTAGCGGGTTCGAGGGTTTTATTCGAAAAATTCAAATCCGAATTTCTTGAAAAACTTCCCGTTAAATGGACAAAGCGCTACAATGAGGCGAAGGAGGAGATCCTTTCCTCCCGCTTTCTCAACGAAGAACGCCCGATTTTGTTAAGCGAACCGAATCTCAAAACGGATCTCTGCGGTCTTCGAGATATTCAGTATATGTTCTGGATGGAAAAGTCGGTCCGCAATCTTCCTTCTCTCGGCGGTTTATCGATTCTTCCCGTGTTTCAAAGAGGGGAAATCCAGCTTTTGCAGGAAGCATACGACTTCATTCTCCGCACCCGGATTGCGATGCATAGGATCACGTCCCGTAAAACGGACCGTCTCGATCTCAACCTGCAACAGAACGTCGCGGAATCCCTGGGTTTCGGTAAAAAAGAGGAACTTTCCTCCGTGGAAAAGTTCATGCACGCGCTTTATCGTCATCAAAAGAACATCTACTTTATCATTCGCACATATCTGGATTCCATTATCGAAAAAAGAAAAAGTTCCGAAGGAGAAAGCTTTCCATACGAGGATCTTCACTTCTTTAAGATCGGAGATACGGTTTTTCCTCCCGTGATCGGGACTTTGTTTACGAACCCGCATACGATCTACAGGGACGTTATGCGTTCTTTCCGGATGATTCAGGAAAAGAATCTTCAGATTTCCGGAACGCTGCTGAACGAATTCCGATTCGCATCTAACTTTCTGGACGACGACTTCAAATATTCTTCCGAAGTGAACGAGGAATTTTTGAGAATCCTGAGAACTCCGTCGCAAAGGGGACGCATTCTCAAGTTGATGCACGAATCCGGAGTCTTGGCCGCGATTCTTCCCGAGTTCGGCGCCTGCACGAACTTTCCTTTGTTCAGTTATCATCACGAATACACCGTCGACGAACATACATTATTGATTTTGCATGAACTGGATCTTCTCGACGAGGGAAAGTTTCAGGACGCGGAAGTGCAAAAGGCGTATCAGGAATGTTCCAAGATAGAATTGCTCGCGCTCGCGATTCTTCTGCACGACGCGGGGAAAGTAAAGGAAGGGGATCATTCGGAATACGGGGCCGAACTCGTCGTGTCCGTCGGAGATCGTCTCGGATTAAGCGAAGAAGACACGGAGCTTTGCCGCTTTCTCGTGGAAAAACACACTCTTATGTCCGAGCTGAGTTCCAAGCGGGACATCGGCGATCCGAAACTCCTTTTTGATTTTGCGAGAATCGTGGGAAGCAGAGAAAGATTAAGAAAACTGTATATTCTTACCGTAATCGACACGAAGTCCGTTGGAACCGGAGTTCTTACGAATTGGAAGAGTTCGATCTTGAACACTCTCTATAGGAATACGATTCCGTATCTCGTAAGCGACTCGGCGGATAACTTCGGAGAAACCGGTCCGGTCCGAGACGTTCAACTCGAAGACCTGAAAAATTATCTCGTAACAAAGGAAGGTTTGGACGAATCGATCGCGAAGTCCGTGACTCAATTTGCGAACGAGGTCGTTCCGAACACGTATCTTCACACCGCGTCCAACCGAAAAATATTAAGAAATTTTAAAGCGATCGGAACGCTCGCGCAGGATTCTTCCTTGCGGACGATCTTCGAGACGGAACAAGATCCGGCGTTCGTAACGATCGACGTGGTCACCGTGAATCAGCCTGAGATTCTTTTGGATTTATCCTGCGCGATTTCTTCCGAAGGTTTGAGTCTTTTGGGAATGAAGAGTTATACGATCGGAGAATATTGGATCACTTCGGTTCAGCTGACCGATTCCGCTGGCGGCGGGAACTTATCGCAGGATAAACTCGATCGTGTCGAAGCGAAACTCAAATCGATCGCGTCCGGAAATTTGAAACGGGAAAGCATCGCCTTTCAACGAACGGATTGGAATCCGCGCAAACCCACGCCGGAAAGCATCGTAAATCGTTCGGTGATGTTTTACAACAGCGATCTTCCGGACGTCACGATCATGGAAGTGCGCATGCCGGACGTAGTCGGTTTGGTGTATCGGATTCTTCAGGTAATTCTTCATTCGGATTTAAAGGTGCGTTATCTGAGAGTTTCGACAAGCGCCGATTATGCGTATGATTCTTTTTATCTGCAGACCGGGGACGGTTCCAAACTGGAAGATCCGAATCTTCTTTTTAAACTGAGGGAAAAAATTCTAACCCTTCCTTTGGGCGAACAAATCCTCGAAGAAATTTCGATCTGA
- the metG gene encoding methionine--tRNA ligase — MNSSSIPKKILVTAALPYANGPIHLGHVLEGIQTDIWVRFQKAKGNECYFFCADDTHGTPVMLAARKEGITPEQLIERVQQEHYRDLTSFGIQYDNYYSTNSNENKSISEEIYLKLKEKGHISRRSIEQAYCENDKMFLPDRFIKGTCPNCKSKDQYGDNCEVCGATYSPKDLIDSHCALCGTSPVRKDSEHIFFELGNFHRKKAETATAEDQKKRTNEFYLEDWIQGGTVEGVQKKLSEWLDSEDGLQAWDISRDGPYFGFEIPGEKNKFFYVWLDAPIGYMASSKNFFEEKFPNEPNKFDSFWKKENSENAEIVHFIGKDILYFHTLFWPAMLEGSGYRAPSKVHVHGFITVNGEKMSKSRGTFINANTYVKHLDPEHLRFYLAGKLGPGMDDLDLSFDDYTSKVNADLVGNLVNLVSRISTSILDQLDRTLGVLTEDGKELLNELIHQKIRVGTDEQSVCEVIKAAYEQKNYARVMREITRLGDTVNRYVNDNAPWKLIKENPDKAREVVTTTLNASRFLAAYLYPIVPNISEKIYKLLNLEGTPKFDDLDLSKVLEKTKVNPYEMITKRVDEKAISAMLEENKQSVEASKKAEPAKTTEGSSQEKRLEISIEDLAKVELRVGQIVEAGPVEGADKLVNVKVDLGELGIKNVFAGIKVAYQPEDLKGLKVVVVANLKPRKMKFGVSEAMLLASGEGETLSLFVPHKDAKPGDKLK; from the coding sequence GTGAACTCTTCTTCTATTCCAAAAAAGATATTGGTTACTGCGGCGCTTCCGTATGCGAATGGTCCTATTCATTTAGGACACGTATTGGAAGGAATTCAAACGGACATCTGGGTTCGCTTTCAAAAGGCGAAAGGAAACGAATGTTATTTCTTCTGTGCGGACGACACGCACGGCACTCCGGTAATGTTAGCGGCGCGTAAGGAAGGGATCACTCCGGAACAACTCATCGAGAGAGTTCAACAGGAACATTATAGAGACTTAACTTCTTTCGGAATTCAATACGATAACTATTATTCCACGAATTCGAACGAAAACAAGAGTATCTCTGAAGAAATTTATCTGAAACTCAAAGAGAAAGGACATATTTCGAGAAGAAGCATCGAACAGGCTTACTGTGAAAACGATAAGATGTTTCTTCCAGATCGTTTCATCAAGGGCACTTGTCCGAATTGTAAATCCAAGGATCAATACGGAGATAACTGCGAAGTCTGCGGTGCGACGTACAGTCCGAAAGACTTGATCGATTCTCATTGCGCTTTGTGCGGAACTTCTCCCGTTCGTAAGGATTCGGAGCATATCTTTTTTGAACTCGGAAACTTTCACAGAAAAAAAGCCGAAACTGCAACCGCCGAGGATCAAAAGAAGCGAACCAATGAGTTCTATTTGGAGGATTGGATTCAAGGCGGGACTGTCGAAGGCGTTCAAAAAAAATTGAGCGAATGGCTTGATAGCGAAGACGGTTTGCAGGCCTGGGATATTTCCAGAGACGGTCCGTATTTCGGTTTTGAGATTCCGGGCGAGAAGAACAAATTCTTTTACGTTTGGCTCGACGCTCCGATCGGTTATATGGCTTCTTCCAAAAACTTCTTTGAAGAGAAGTTTCCGAATGAGCCGAATAAGTTCGATTCTTTCTGGAAGAAAGAGAATTCGGAAAACGCTGAAATCGTTCACTTTATCGGAAAGGATATATTATACTTTCATACTCTGTTTTGGCCGGCGATGTTGGAAGGGAGCGGTTACAGAGCGCCTTCCAAGGTTCACGTTCACGGTTTTATCACCGTAAACGGGGAAAAAATGTCGAAGTCGAGAGGAACGTTCATCAACGCGAACACGTACGTAAAACATCTTGATCCGGAACATCTTCGGTTTTATCTCGCAGGCAAGTTGGGTCCGGGAATGGACGACTTGGATCTTTCGTTCGACGATTATACTTCTAAAGTCAACGCGGATCTGGTCGGAAATCTCGTGAACTTGGTTTCGAGAATTTCCACGAGCATTTTGGATCAACTCGATCGCACGCTCGGCGTTCTTACCGAAGACGGAAAAGAATTGTTAAACGAATTGATCCATCAAAAGATCAGGGTCGGAACCGATGAACAAAGCGTTTGCGAAGTCATCAAAGCCGCGTATGAACAAAAGAACTACGCGAGAGTGATGCGGGAAATCACGCGTCTCGGCGATACGGTCAACCGTTATGTGAACGACAACGCTCCTTGGAAACTCATCAAGGAGAATCCCGATAAAGCGAGAGAGGTCGTAACTACGACGTTGAACGCGAGTCGTTTTCTTGCGGCGTATTTGTATCCGATCGTTCCGAATATTTCCGAAAAGATCTATAAACTTCTGAATCTGGAAGGAACTCCGAAGTTCGACGATTTGGATCTTTCCAAAGTATTAGAAAAAACGAAAGTGAATCCGTACGAAATGATCACAAAACGTGTGGATGAAAAGGCAATCAGCGCTATGTTAGAAGAAAATAAACAATCCGTAGAAGCTTCCAAAAAGGCGGAACCCGCAAAAACAACCGAAGGTTCTTCCCAAGAGAAACGACTTGAAATTTCGATCGAAGATCTCGCGAAAGTGGAATTGAGGGTCGGTCAGATCGTGGAAGCCGGACCGGTGGAAGGCGCGGATAAACTCGTGAACGTAAAGGTCGATCTCGGCGAACTCGGAATCAAGAACGTATTCGCTGGAATCAAAGTCGCTTATCAACCGGAGGATCTGAAAGGTCTAAAGGTTGTGGTCGTCGCGAATCTCAAACCGAGAAAGATGAAGTTCGGCGTTTCGGAAGCGATGTTGCTCGCTTCGGGTGAAGGTGAAACGCTGAGTTTGTTTGTGCCTCACAAGGACGCGAAGCCCGGCGACAAACTGAAATAA
- a CDS encoding TerB family tellurite resistance protein, producing MENLSSLASKVLPGHEFYEKFREEMNPEQEIFHLKMNYAKILVSVWSYSCMADGIFHQKEGSLVGQMVKALFEEGCIFYDHQGEKTSIISELSDVFENPLPVKTIRNFSEGNPIMAAGFYEDACVIVSMDGGLTKKEREFLDDLAKELEISSMDKKNIENRILEKKK from the coding sequence ATGGAGAATCTTTCATCCCTTGCAAGTAAAGTTCTGCCGGGGCATGAATTCTATGAAAAGTTCAGAGAAGAAATGAACCCGGAGCAAGAAATATTCCATTTGAAGATGAACTACGCGAAGATCCTCGTCAGCGTTTGGTCTTATTCCTGTATGGCAGACGGAATCTTTCATCAAAAGGAAGGAAGTCTCGTTGGACAAATGGTAAAGGCTCTCTTTGAGGAAGGCTGTATCTTCTACGATCATCAGGGAGAAAAAACTTCCATCATCAGCGAGTTATCGGACGTGTTCGAAAATCCTCTTCCCGTAAAAACGATCCGCAATTTTTCCGAAGGCAATCCGATTATGGCAGCGGGCTTTTACGAAGACGCTTGCGTGATCGTGTCGATGGACGGAGGCCTTACGAAAAAGGAAAGAGAATTCCTGGACGATCTCGCCAAAGAACTCGAAATATCTTCTATGGATAAGAAGAATATCGAGAACAGAATTCTCGAGAAAAAGAAGTAA
- a CDS encoding DUF1554 domain-containing protein, with protein MKPIAFYKYTAILLIILFFAACAEASRFTLDGQSGALISIVEDASESASLGGNSSGFRIGGTVQGLKSGTVQLKLNDEILPVSANGTFQFNSSVAQNKNYQISVASAAANHSCKVYSDTTENPSGTATANVSNLIVYCTTILINGKVAGDTIEIKEDGTALNVQISLSGPWGPNDPVTHIGLSTNATIDHFSPGPENFDTNFANPDTVSVTASDLTPTNASDFGDKVHTLAVTATPIGLSLSFTVKILDNDRRVREVVRISGGNMQYGGSAFGVDGADSSCSANAGFASKALLGVASRVPGSAGWPIKPNTRYYNYDTLNAIATSDGSGLIPYATIYGSTANPANNFWSGFLTNWAVDAQNCGDWTNNATGTGLSGDGTTGYSCTTAPRLILCIEQ; from the coding sequence ATGAAGCCAATTGCTTTTTATAAATATACTGCAATCTTACTGATCATTCTTTTTTTTGCAGCTTGTGCCGAAGCCAGCCGTTTTACGTTAGATGGTCAGAGCGGGGCGTTGATCAGCATTGTGGAAGACGCTTCCGAATCTGCGTCTCTGGGTGGCAACTCCTCAGGTTTTCGAATCGGCGGAACCGTACAAGGACTCAAATCCGGAACGGTACAACTCAAGTTAAACGATGAAATTCTTCCTGTTTCGGCAAACGGAACCTTTCAGTTCAATTCTTCCGTTGCGCAAAATAAGAATTATCAAATCAGCGTGGCAAGCGCCGCCGCAAACCATTCGTGTAAGGTCTATTCCGATACGACCGAAAATCCTTCCGGGACGGCGACCGCAAACGTTTCCAACCTAATCGTTTATTGCACTACGATTTTGATCAACGGTAAGGTTGCCGGAGATACGATTGAAATCAAAGAAGACGGCACCGCGTTGAACGTGCAGATTTCTTTGAGTGGACCTTGGGGGCCGAACGATCCGGTTACGCATATCGGTCTTTCGACGAACGCGACGATCGATCATTTCAGTCCGGGACCGGAAAACTTCGATACGAATTTTGCCAACCCGGATACGGTTTCCGTGACCGCTTCCGATTTGACCCCGACAAATGCGAGCGACTTCGGAGACAAAGTTCATACGTTAGCCGTAACGGCGACTCCGATCGGACTTTCTTTGAGTTTTACGGTGAAGATTTTGGACAACGATCGAAGAGTTCGCGAAGTAGTCCGAATCAGCGGCGGAAATATGCAGTATGGCGGAAGCGCATTCGGGGTGGATGGCGCGGATTCATCTTGTTCTGCCAATGCGGGATTTGCTTCAAAAGCGTTGCTTGGTGTTGCATCTCGTGTTCCGGGAAGCGCGGGTTGGCCGATCAAGCCGAACACCCGCTATTACAATTATGATACTTTAAACGCGATCGCTACTTCCGATGGGAGCGGTTTAATCCCTTATGCAACGATCTATGGAAGCACCGCCAATCCTGCTAATAATTTCTGGTCCGGATTTCTTACGAACTGGGCCGTAGATGCGCAAAATTGCGGAGATTGGACGAATAACGCAACCGGAACTGGTTTATCCGGCGACGGTACTACGGGATATTCGTGTACAACCGCGCCGCGGCTGATTCTTTGTATCGAGCAATGA